In the Leptospira limi genome, one interval contains:
- a CDS encoding ABC transporter transmembrane domain-containing protein, producing MLKLIKSLLRHFRSQLFKAKEIELPIRLSTGESLAQSILDFLAESLSIQSVPSQILEGFRSLRSKFPHEAKLEFLDYLIAASHQYQIKLNFVQKSILEIRSNITKEAPFLFQIKNKELGLPEFYAILGYHASSYLIRPLHNHIGDEEWISEKEFLKLFEIKSTKDVVDWIVAEPLFPFSSQKETHSTSSAVKNAIKQIYHLIRIESKDVWIVFIYGIGIGILSLVVPVATSSLVNIVAFGVLLQPVIILTFLVVFFLGFAGAMQTIQIYVVEILQRRVFVRIATEFAVRFPRIKQDALDKHHNPELVNRFFDTMTIQKSIHSLLVDGLAVVLTTVIGFVLISFYHPIFIVFSLFILVVGGYVVIYQLGKPASENYIKISKEKYKVAAWLEEISRHSALFHSTFGSHFAIEKADSIIRDYLFARKKYFSVFIKQIIGLVGIQALASAIVLGIGGYLVIHRQLTIGQLVAAELVIAKVLNDISKFGKQLDSFYSLIAAVDKINSVFHLPTLTAKTVPFEIPEGPIQVQLSGVDYSLANGHKIFNQFNLKVQAGKTIGVTSNTPYDAHILLDLLSGLREPNSGIVEYNHQNIHEVSKEQIQSYTVLIRGNEIFEGTILENIRVGREEISLITIRDLLEDFGLWKTIQTLPQGIHTQLLTFGHPFDNVQSALLMLTRVIIGNPKLILIDGILDQLPPPLLTSCLKVLLQKNREWTLFIVSKSPTILGQMDQILRLEDDSHSLKVNS from the coding sequence ATGTTAAAATTAATAAAATCGTTGCTTCGCCATTTCCGAAGCCAACTCTTTAAAGCAAAGGAAATCGAACTTCCAATACGACTTTCGACTGGTGAGTCTCTTGCTCAGTCCATTTTAGACTTTTTAGCCGAATCTTTAAGCATTCAATCAGTCCCAAGTCAAATATTGGAAGGTTTTCGATCCCTTCGCAGTAAATTCCCGCATGAAGCAAAACTGGAATTTCTGGATTACTTAATTGCAGCTTCTCACCAATACCAAATTAAACTTAACTTCGTCCAAAAATCCATTTTGGAAATTCGGAGTAATATCACCAAAGAAGCACCTTTTTTATTTCAAATTAAAAATAAGGAACTTGGTCTTCCTGAATTTTATGCGATTTTAGGATACCATGCATCCTCATACCTCATCCGACCGCTTCACAATCATATTGGTGATGAAGAATGGATTTCAGAAAAAGAGTTTCTTAAACTATTTGAAATTAAATCAACGAAGGATGTTGTGGATTGGATTGTCGCAGAACCATTGTTTCCTTTTTCATCGCAAAAGGAAACTCATTCCACATCTTCTGCAGTCAAAAATGCAATCAAACAAATTTATCATCTCATACGCATTGAGTCAAAAGATGTTTGGATTGTTTTTATTTATGGAATTGGAATTGGAATTTTATCATTAGTTGTTCCAGTTGCTACATCTTCCTTAGTCAATATTGTTGCCTTCGGAGTTTTATTACAACCAGTCATCATTCTAACTTTCTTAGTTGTCTTTTTCTTGGGTTTTGCTGGGGCAATGCAAACCATTCAGATTTATGTGGTAGAAATTTTACAAAGAAGAGTGTTTGTTAGGATCGCCACTGAGTTTGCTGTTCGTTTTCCAAGGATCAAACAAGATGCCTTGGACAAACACCATAATCCTGAACTTGTGAATCGATTTTTTGATACGATGACGATCCAAAAATCTATACATTCCCTTTTGGTTGATGGATTAGCTGTTGTGCTAACAACCGTTATTGGGTTTGTACTCATCTCATTTTACCATCCAATTTTTATTGTTTTTTCTTTGTTTATATTGGTTGTAGGTGGTTACGTTGTTATTTACCAATTAGGCAAACCTGCTTCTGAAAACTACATCAAAATTTCAAAGGAGAAGTATAAGGTAGCTGCATGGCTCGAGGAAATTTCAAGACATTCAGCTTTATTCCATTCTACGTTTGGATCTCATTTTGCGATTGAAAAAGCAGATTCCATCATACGTGACTATCTTTTTGCTCGCAAAAAATACTTCTCTGTTTTTATCAAACAAATCATAGGACTTGTCGGTATACAAGCGTTAGCAAGTGCAATCGTATTAGGGATTGGAGGGTATTTGGTCATTCATAGACAATTGACAATTGGACAATTAGTCGCCGCAGAGTTAGTGATTGCAAAGGTTCTCAATGATATATCCAAGTTTGGAAAACAATTGGATAGTTTTTATAGTTTAATAGCAGCCGTTGATAAAATTAATTCTGTTTTCCATTTGCCAACATTAACCGCCAAAACGGTTCCTTTTGAAATTCCGGAAGGCCCAATCCAAGTTCAATTATCAGGTGTCGATTATTCACTAGCCAATGGACATAAAATATTCAATCAATTCAATCTTAAAGTCCAAGCAGGAAAAACAATAGGTGTCACTTCCAATACACCTTACGATGCGCATATCTTACTTGATTTACTCAGTGGATTAAGAGAACCAAACTCAGGGATCGTTGAATACAACCATCAAAATATCCATGAAGTTTCAAAAGAGCAGATTCAATCGTATACAGTTCTCATCAGAGGGAATGAAATTTTTGAAGGAACGATTTTGGAAAATATCAGAGTGGGACGAGAAGAAATTTCTCTGATTACAATACGAGATCTTTTAGAAGATTTTGGACTTTGGAAAACAATTCAAACATTACCACAAGGAATCCACACACAACTGTTGACCTTTGGGCATCCATTTGACAATGTCCAATCTGCATTGTTAATGCTAACAAGAGTTATCATTGGAAATCCAAAGCTGATCCTGATCGACGGAATTCTTGACCAATTACCTCCACCTTTGTTAACTTCTTGTTTGAAAGTTTTGCTCCAGAAAAATCGGGAATGGACTCTATTCATTGTATCCAAATCACCAACTATTCTTGGACAAATGGACCAAATCCTAAGGTTAGAAGATGATTCTCATTCCTTAAAGGTTAATTCATAA
- the motB gene encoding flagellar motor protein MotB: protein MASKKEKCPECIQKVPEFMATYGDMVTLLLCFFILLYTTGKTDAKEMQIILSAFKSTTGFFTGGQTLSKGSLEEMGMQIESLPSQVVGRNLSKSKKDAQEVFKPEVEAGKVRISENERGLVISLVGADYFYPGSAILTPAIRETLRKAAGLIKGLERFVRVEGHSDDDAVNPVSRPGREEREYINNWDLAGARAVNATVFMINAEEIEPSWFQAVSFGSYRPLVLENEGTPEAKAFNRRVDIIILTEKSTKRGPGESKYGLPDTRLPNTETNVEGEF, encoded by the coding sequence ATGGCTTCCAAAAAAGAAAAATGCCCTGAATGTATCCAAAAAGTGCCTGAGTTCATGGCAACTTACGGGGATATGGTGACTCTTCTCCTTTGTTTCTTTATCCTTCTGTATACAACAGGGAAAACAGATGCAAAGGAAATGCAAATCATCCTCTCGGCATTTAAATCCACCACAGGATTTTTCACAGGTGGACAAACATTATCAAAAGGATCTTTGGAAGAAATGGGGATGCAAATTGAATCTTTGCCATCCCAAGTGGTAGGTCGTAACTTATCCAAATCTAAAAAAGATGCACAAGAAGTTTTCAAACCAGAAGTAGAAGCAGGGAAGGTGCGAATTTCGGAAAACGAAAGAGGCCTTGTGATATCTCTTGTAGGTGCTGATTATTTTTATCCAGGGTCCGCTATCCTAACGCCTGCTATCCGAGAAACGTTAAGAAAAGCTGCAGGTCTTATCAAAGGACTCGAACGATTTGTTCGCGTGGAAGGGCATAGTGATGATGATGCTGTGAATCCAGTGAGTCGACCTGGTCGTGAAGAAAGAGAATATATCAATAACTGGGATTTGGCGGGAGCGAGGGCAGTGAACGCCACTGTATTTATGATCAATGCAGAAGAAATTGAGCCTAGTTGGTTCCAAGCAGTAAGTTTTGGATCCTACAGACCTCTTGTATTGGAAAATGAAGGTACACCTGAAGCAAAGGCTTTTAACAGAAGAGTGGATATCATCATTTTAACTGAGAAGTCTACAAAACGAGGACCAGGAGAAAGTAAATACGGACTACCTGACACTCGTTTACCGAACACTGAAACAAATGTAGAAGGAGAATTTTAA
- a CDS encoding HlyD family secretion protein gives MSPKWKLRKNLPSYRLVQTALPAQSLAYILTVIFFLSVLILLYVPWQQTTMGFGRVVAYAPLDRQQVIESPISGRVVKWHVHEGTRVKKGDPIIDISDNDPNFITRIREERNALLQRLEAARSREDNIRSRILSLRSSKGSAVSAADSRMMMARDRVRASEQAVDAAKAALKTANLNLDRQKQLWEKGLTSKRTLELAELDHTNAETGLDRARATYDAAVKEERALNSDTGKVQQDAEASINDAKASLASAQSEVARVLEDLPKLEARLSRQENQEVFAPRDGTIMRILVNPDTQQVKEGDGVAILVPDAEDKAVELFISGNDIPLVGEGRKVRLQFQGYPVLQISGWPETAVGTFGGVVKLVDITDNGSGNFRVLVIPDNEDRQWPSSRYLRQGVRAKGWIFLNRVSVGYELWRRFNDFPPNLPMDDPEMKSLLDENGGGEKTK, from the coding sequence ATGTCACCCAAATGGAAACTTCGCAAAAATCTGCCATCATATCGATTGGTACAAACTGCACTTCCGGCACAAAGTTTAGCCTATATCTTAACTGTTATTTTTTTTCTTAGTGTTCTCATCTTACTTTATGTTCCATGGCAACAAACCACTATGGGTTTTGGCCGGGTGGTGGCATATGCCCCGCTGGATCGCCAACAAGTAATTGAATCTCCAATAAGTGGTAGAGTTGTTAAATGGCATGTCCATGAAGGTACTCGTGTGAAAAAAGGAGATCCGATCATTGACATATCAGACAATGATCCCAATTTTATCACTAGGATCCGAGAAGAAAGAAATGCACTCTTACAAAGACTCGAAGCTGCACGTTCCAGAGAAGATAACATCCGTTCTAGGATTTTAAGTTTACGTTCGTCAAAAGGTAGTGCTGTGAGTGCAGCTGATTCTCGTATGATGATGGCAAGAGACAGAGTCCGTGCCAGCGAACAAGCCGTAGATGCAGCGAAGGCTGCCTTAAAAACAGCAAATCTCAATTTAGACCGCCAAAAACAATTATGGGAAAAAGGTTTAACCTCCAAACGTACATTGGAACTTGCAGAACTTGACCATACAAATGCGGAAACCGGTCTCGATCGTGCAAGGGCAACTTATGATGCTGCTGTCAAAGAGGAACGAGCGTTAAATAGTGATACAGGCAAAGTCCAACAAGATGCAGAAGCATCTATCAATGATGCAAAAGCATCACTTGCATCTGCACAATCTGAAGTTGCGAGAGTCTTAGAAGACCTTCCAAAATTAGAAGCTAGGTTATCAAGACAAGAAAACCAAGAAGTGTTTGCTCCAAGAGATGGAACCATCATGAGAATCCTTGTGAATCCTGACACACAACAAGTGAAAGAAGGTGATGGAGTTGCCATCCTTGTCCCCGATGCGGAAGACAAAGCTGTAGAATTATTTATCTCAGGAAACGATATTCCATTAGTTGGTGAAGGAAGAAAAGTTCGATTACAATTCCAAGGGTATCCAGTTTTACAAATCAGTGGTTGGCCCGAAACTGCTGTTGGAACTTTTGGAGGAGTAGTCAAACTTGTAGACATCACAGACAATGGATCTGGAAATTTCCGTGTCCTTGTGATCCCTGATAATGAAGATCGTCAGTGGCCATCGAGTCGTTACCTCCGACAAGGGGTAAGAGCAAAAGGATGGATTTTTCTAAATCGAGTTAGTGTTGGTTATGAATTGTGGAGAAGGTTCAATGATTTCCCTCCAAATTTACCAATGGATGATCCTGAAATGAAATCATTGTTAGATGAAAATGGAGGAGGAGAAAAGACAAAATGA
- a CDS encoding flagellar basal body-associated FliL family protein encodes MGDREVDEEEGGLAEGSSASAGMSPIVKWLLYIAAAIFGIIIVTVISMFVAQKTATSVFKQQKNISLVKAPPPLEVYTFQEEFRVNTSDVGESHFVKLKMSLGFESGQPALSAELAARVAQMQNIINLVIARKTKDDLKSITNQLDLREEIKAHLNHILTNGKIKEVYFTEFLVN; translated from the coding sequence ATGGGTGACCGTGAAGTAGATGAAGAAGAAGGTGGGTTAGCCGAAGGTAGTTCCGCCTCTGCTGGGATGTCCCCCATTGTCAAATGGTTATTGTACATCGCTGCGGCCATTTTTGGAATTATCATTGTAACCGTAATATCGATGTTTGTTGCTCAGAAAACAGCAACAAGTGTTTTCAAACAACAAAAGAATATCTCACTTGTGAAAGCTCCACCTCCTTTGGAAGTTTACACATTTCAGGAAGAGTTCCGAGTGAATACTTCTGATGTTGGAGAGTCACACTTTGTGAAGTTGAAGATGTCTCTTGGATTTGAATCAGGCCAACCAGCACTTTCTGCAGAACTTGCGGCACGTGTGGCTCAAATGCAAAACATTATCAACTTGGTGATAGCTCGTAAAACAAAAGATGATCTAAAATCCATTACGAATCAATTGGATTTACGTGAGGAAATCAAAGCCCACTTAAATCACATTTTGACGAACGGAAAAATCAAAGAGGTTTACTTTACCGAGTTCTTGGTAAACTAG
- the kdsB gene encoding 3-deoxy-manno-octulosonate cytidylyltransferase → MSDQILGVIPARYASTRFPGKPLALIGTKPMIQWTYTHASKSKSFHRLVVATDDKRIHDIVLGFGGESVLTSPDHPTGTDRIIEVAETFPNYGIIVNIQGDEPGMETDLIDGVVNLKTKHRNWEMTTAAVPFSPTEDPKDPNKVKVVFDRNARANYFSRSPIPASFKGDAKYHRHLGIYAYERDFLMSYNQLPPSDWETFESLEQLRALQNGGTIGVFLAEKANLGVDSPADLEVVKREFQEKGLI, encoded by the coding sequence ATGTCCGACCAGATTCTCGGTGTGATTCCTGCTCGTTACGCGAGTACAAGATTTCCTGGAAAACCACTGGCCCTCATTGGCACAAAACCAATGATCCAGTGGACTTATACACATGCCTCAAAATCAAAGTCTTTCCACCGTTTGGTGGTAGCAACAGATGACAAACGAATCCATGATATTGTCTTGGGATTTGGAGGTGAGTCTGTTCTCACAAGCCCCGACCATCCGACAGGAACTGATAGAATCATTGAAGTCGCAGAAACGTTTCCTAATTACGGAATCATTGTAAACATCCAAGGGGATGAACCGGGAATGGAAACAGACCTTATTGATGGAGTGGTGAATTTAAAAACCAAACACCGCAATTGGGAAATGACTACTGCTGCTGTTCCTTTTTCTCCTACAGAAGATCCTAAAGATCCTAACAAAGTAAAGGTGGTCTTCGATAGAAACGCAAGAGCCAATTACTTTTCTCGTTCTCCTATCCCTGCTTCCTTTAAAGGTGATGCCAAATACCATCGCCATCTTGGTATCTATGCGTATGAACGTGATTTTTTAATGTCTTATAACCAATTACCTCCTTCTGATTGGGAAACCTTTGAGTCTTTGGAACAACTTCGTGCCTTACAAAATGGTGGAACGATAGGAGTGTTTCTTGCAGAGAAAGCCAATTTAGGAGTGGATTCTCCTGCCGATTTAGAAGTTGTGAAGCGAGAGTTCCAAGAGAAAGGTCTGATTTAG
- a CDS encoding cation:proton antiporter yields the protein MHGEESLLQDIGLSIIFATVLSHIARILKQPLILGYIIGGAMLGKEMGFELVTNEASIELISEIGLILLLFIIGLEINLAELAKMGKAMFTLGILQFTLSVAFVYSVFPFFGLSIGSEKFDLLYIAVALSLSSTLIVVKLLQDKVEINTLSGKLTVGVLVFQDIWAILFMGVQPNLNNPEILKILSSVGIIVLLIAFSFSVSRYVLAKLYKACASSPELILLTSIMWCFLVCGIAGEAGLSKEMGALVAGMSIAAFPYGADVISKLIGIRDFFVTLFFVALGLKVPLPSLEVIGLSAAIIVLMLFVRMITIAPVIIKLNKGVRNGFLTALNLAQISEFSLVILALGAGFEHITPKLQAVILTSTIIASVLSTYIIMFNHNIAATFERLLARVGISDQTEDASNEEKVGHGGHGGHGDGMVRDIIVLGYFRIARAFVEYLEDLSPSLIKRIIIADYNPAFKDELTNKGFQWAYADLAHPDSLSHIGLHDASMVICTISDSFLKGTNNNRLLSTLSKLAPNAKIILTSDEPGEAKKLVADGAQKVIIPGVITGEFLYEYISRGMRNNN from the coding sequence ATGCACGGGGAAGAGTCACTTTTACAAGACATTGGTCTCAGTATTATATTTGCTACAGTTTTGAGTCATATTGCTCGCATTCTCAAACAGCCGTTAATCCTAGGTTACATTATCGGTGGTGCGATGCTTGGGAAAGAGATGGGATTCGAACTCGTTACCAACGAAGCAAGTATTGAACTCATTTCCGAAATTGGACTCATCTTACTTCTTTTCATCATTGGTCTTGAGATCAATCTTGCGGAACTCGCTAAAATGGGAAAGGCGATGTTCACACTCGGTATCTTACAATTCACTTTATCTGTTGCTTTTGTATATTCTGTATTTCCATTTTTTGGTCTTTCTATTGGTTCTGAAAAATTTGACCTTCTTTATATTGCCGTTGCTCTCTCCTTAAGTTCGACATTAATCGTTGTTAAACTATTACAAGACAAGGTAGAAATCAACACTCTCTCAGGTAAATTAACCGTTGGGGTTTTGGTTTTCCAAGATATATGGGCCATTTTGTTTATGGGTGTACAACCCAACCTAAACAACCCTGAAATTTTAAAAATTCTATCTTCTGTTGGAATCATTGTACTACTGATTGCGTTTAGTTTTAGTGTCAGCCGTTATGTTTTAGCTAAGTTATACAAAGCATGTGCCAGTAGCCCCGAGTTAATACTTCTAACATCAATTATGTGGTGTTTTTTGGTTTGTGGGATCGCTGGAGAAGCTGGTCTTTCCAAGGAAATGGGAGCTCTTGTTGCAGGTATGAGTATTGCAGCTTTTCCTTATGGTGCCGATGTGATTTCCAAACTGATTGGTATCCGAGATTTTTTTGTGACTCTCTTTTTTGTGGCTCTTGGACTAAAAGTTCCGCTTCCCAGTTTAGAAGTGATTGGACTTTCTGCTGCGATTATCGTGCTGATGTTATTTGTTAGGATGATCACCATTGCCCCAGTCATCATCAAACTGAACAAAGGTGTAAGGAATGGGTTTCTTACGGCACTAAACCTTGCTCAGATATCTGAATTCTCCCTCGTAATCTTAGCGTTAGGTGCCGGTTTCGAACACATTACTCCCAAACTACAAGCAGTCATTTTAACTTCAACCATCATAGCATCCGTTTTATCTACTTACATCATTATGTTTAACCATAATATTGCAGCAACCTTCGAACGATTACTCGCTCGAGTGGGAATCTCTGACCAAACAGAAGACGCTAGTAATGAAGAGAAAGTCGGTCATGGTGGCCACGGTGGTCATGGAGACGGAATGGTGAGAGACATTATCGTACTTGGATACTTTCGGATTGCTCGTGCCTTTGTCGAATACTTAGAGGACTTATCACCATCCCTCATCAAACGGATCATCATTGCTGACTACAACCCTGCTTTCAAAGACGAACTCACGAACAAAGGGTTCCAGTGGGCGTATGCTGACCTTGCTCATCCCGATTCCTTATCACATATTGGGCTTCATGATGCTTCGATGGTCATTTGTACCATCTCTGATTCCTTTCTCAAAGGAACAAATAACAATCGTTTGCTTTCCACTCTTAGCAAATTAGCACCGAATGCAAAAATCATTTTGACGAGTGATGAACCGGGTGAAGCAAAAAAGTTAGTCGCTGACGGTGCACAAAAAGTAATTATCCCCGGTGTGATCACTGGTGAATTTTTATATGAATACATTTCGCGAGGGATGCGAAATAACAACTAA
- a CDS encoding DUF1003 domain-containing protein, with product MCQKSFRENQLISAIGIGEEIVELIHSDFPGWNEQSKICKNDFNLFRMKYITNLVEEEKGNIENLEREVIKSINDNEILTIDTSLKTEAITWGEKISDKVASFGGSWKFIIAFFSVLILWILGNSFYLYFNAFDPYPFILLNLILSCVAAIQAPIIMMSQNRQEVKDRIRSENDYKINLKSEIEIRTLHEKVDHLLLDQWSKMMKIQAIQIEILSEIRSKIR from the coding sequence GTGTGTCAAAAATCATTCCGAGAAAATCAATTGATCAGCGCCATTGGAATTGGTGAAGAAATAGTAGAATTGATTCATTCTGATTTTCCCGGTTGGAATGAACAAAGTAAAATTTGTAAAAATGATTTTAATCTATTTCGAATGAAGTATATTACCAATTTGGTTGAAGAAGAAAAAGGTAATATTGAAAATTTAGAAAGAGAAGTTATCAAAAGTATTAATGATAACGAAATTTTGACGATAGATACCTCGTTAAAAACGGAAGCAATCACATGGGGTGAAAAAATTTCAGACAAAGTTGCATCCTTCGGTGGAAGTTGGAAATTTATTATCGCTTTTTTTTCTGTCTTAATCCTTTGGATTTTAGGAAATAGTTTTTATCTTTATTTCAATGCCTTTGACCCATACCCATTTATACTATTGAATTTAATTTTGTCATGTGTTGCTGCCATACAAGCACCCATCATTATGATGAGCCAAAACAGACAAGAGGTGAAAGATAGAATTCGTTCAGAGAATGATTACAAAATTAATCTAAAATCTGAAATTGAAATCAGAACCTTACATGAAAAAGTGGATCATCTTTTACTGGACCAATGGTCAAAAATGATGAAAATCCAAGCGATTCAAATCGAAATTCTCAGTGAAATTCGAAGTAAAATCAGATAA
- a CDS encoding TolC family protein → MKTLLNRFLLALLCPFGMFFSFLLEADPTKDPFESLHGPNIYTQDYINQQPGVLTLSELLRSVEKSYPLVLAAEKLLTETEYNYLAAEGAFDLQFKAMGTTKPIGYYTNNGADTVFEKPTPLGGTSFFAGYRIGRGKFPVYDGRRETNDYGEVRAGAVVPLMRNREIDKNRADLRKADIDRKLAELSIQKLKIEVIKEATKRYWKWVASGQEYLVNKDLLEIAKNRQQQIAQRIKLGDIPKMEGTDNDRAILQRESQFVSAEREMQKAAIDLSLFLRAADGNLILPTTDRLPIGFPKPIDYKGLELDKSIKIAWKFRPEIQDYEFKREKARVDQDMGYNSLKPQVDLVVAGSQDLGPGSVTRSKPELEASLVLNVPIQTRRPRGMIGAAEAKIAQLDQELQFSKDKIKTEVQDAISEVIASAKRVNVTQNEVELARKLEEMERERFALGDSTLLFVNIREQTSAEAAVREIKALYDHHVAVANFQASTATILQNSPSP, encoded by the coding sequence ATGAAAACGCTATTAAATCGATTTTTATTGGCGTTGTTATGCCCTTTTGGGATGTTTTTTTCTTTTTTATTGGAAGCGGATCCAACAAAGGATCCCTTCGAATCCTTACATGGACCCAATATTTATACACAAGATTATATCAACCAACAACCTGGAGTATTAACTCTTTCTGAACTATTACGGTCGGTTGAGAAATCCTATCCTCTTGTTCTAGCTGCTGAAAAACTATTAACAGAAACAGAATACAATTATTTAGCGGCCGAAGGTGCTTTTGATTTACAATTCAAAGCTATGGGCACAACAAAACCAATTGGTTATTACACAAATAATGGAGCGGACACTGTGTTCGAAAAGCCAACTCCGCTTGGTGGGACATCTTTTTTTGCTGGATACCGCATTGGTCGTGGAAAATTCCCTGTTTATGATGGAAGAAGAGAAACCAATGATTATGGAGAAGTAAGAGCTGGTGCTGTTGTTCCACTCATGAGAAACCGTGAGATTGATAAAAATAGGGCCGACCTCAGGAAAGCAGACATTGATCGTAAACTTGCTGAGTTATCAATCCAAAAGTTAAAAATTGAAGTAATCAAAGAAGCCACCAAACGGTATTGGAAATGGGTTGCAAGTGGCCAAGAATACTTGGTCAACAAAGACTTGTTAGAGATTGCAAAGAACAGACAACAACAAATAGCCCAAAGAATCAAGTTAGGTGACATTCCCAAAATGGAAGGCACTGATAATGATCGCGCTATTTTACAAAGGGAGTCACAATTTGTATCTGCTGAACGTGAAATGCAAAAAGCAGCAATTGATTTGTCTCTATTCTTACGAGCTGCAGATGGAAATTTGATTTTACCAACCACAGACAGATTGCCCATAGGATTTCCAAAACCCATCGATTACAAAGGTCTTGAATTAGACAAAAGCATCAAAATTGCATGGAAGTTCCGACCAGAAATCCAGGACTATGAATTCAAACGAGAGAAAGCTCGAGTGGACCAGGACATGGGTTATAACTCACTCAAACCGCAAGTGGATTTGGTGGTAGCAGGATCTCAGGACTTAGGGCCTGGTTCAGTCACAAGGTCTAAGCCGGAACTAGAAGCTTCACTAGTTTTGAATGTTCCCATCCAAACAAGAAGGCCTCGTGGGATGATTGGAGCGGCAGAAGCAAAAATTGCCCAACTTGACCAAGAATTACAATTCTCAAAAGACAAAATCAAAACCGAAGTACAAGACGCAATCTCAGAAGTCATTGCTTCAGCCAAACGAGTGAACGTCACACAAAATGAAGTAGAACTTGCCAGAAAACTAGAAGAGATGGAACGGGAACGTTTTGCCTTGGGAGATTCTACACTTTTATTTGTGAATATTCGCGAACAGACAAGTGCGGAAGCTGCAGTGCGTGAAATTAAGGCATTGTACGATCATCATGTCGCGGTTGCCAACTTCCAGGCGTCTACGGCAACGATTTTGCAAAATTCTCCTTCTCCTTAG
- a CDS encoding motility protein A, whose translation MDIATVIGLALGVALMLLGVVSGGLALTDLIDIPSVMITFGGAAAATIISFPWTSTIGVGAVTKKAFQNPPSDLPGLITTLVSFSEKARREGLLALEDDINELPEEFLKKGIQLVVDGTDPELVRNIMETEIGNTASRHAYGRGWWDAYAGFAPGFGMLGTLVGLVGMLKNLGGGDASAIGQGMATALITTLYGSLAQNLFAAPVVRKLTRRSEDELVIKQVMVEGTLSIQSGDNPRIVKEKLASFLTPAERVALKDDGD comes from the coding sequence ATGGATATAGCTACAGTCATTGGTTTGGCCCTAGGAGTGGCCTTGATGTTACTTGGGGTTGTTTCGGGGGGTCTTGCACTCACCGACCTAATTGATATTCCATCCGTCATGATTACATTCGGTGGGGCAGCTGCTGCTACCATCATCTCTTTCCCTTGGACATCCACGATCGGTGTGGGTGCGGTGACTAAAAAAGCCTTTCAAAATCCACCTTCGGATTTACCTGGACTCATCACGACACTTGTTAGTTTCTCTGAAAAAGCTCGTCGAGAAGGTTTACTTGCCTTAGAAGATGATATCAACGAATTACCAGAAGAATTTTTAAAGAAAGGAATCCAACTCGTAGTGGATGGAACCGATCCCGAACTTGTCCGTAACATCATGGAAACAGAAATTGGAAACACTGCATCACGTCATGCGTATGGTCGTGGTTGGTGGGATGCTTACGCTGGTTTTGCGCCAGGGTTCGGAATGCTTGGGACCCTAGTGGGTCTTGTAGGGATGTTAAAGAACTTAGGTGGTGGGGATGCGAGTGCCATTGGACAAGGTATGGCGACAGCTCTTATTACAACATTATACGGATCTCTTGCACAGAACTTATTTGCAGCACCAGTAGTAAGAAAGTTAACACGTAGATCAGAAGATGAACTTGTGATCAAACAAGTGATGGTGGAAGGTACATTATCAATCCAGTCGGGAGATAACCCAAGGATTGTAAAAGAGAAACTTGCGAGTTTCTTAACTCCTGCAGAACGTGTTGCCTTAAAAGATGATGGAGATTAA